From the Leptospira licerasiae serovar Varillal str. VAR 010 genome, one window contains:
- the batC gene encoding TPR repeat-containing protein BatC: MLLFSFWGRDIYSFELDPGGNRIKEGKNSYEQGDYKSSLERYKEADPYFPEDPRLEFNRGDCEYKSGNLDKAIRHFEKSADSKDSALRAQSHFNLGNSYLKLGDRKKAAEHYLRSLKEDPNLESAKKNLEWLRKLPPPEGKQGSENKESMSEEKEEKSSASKQSSKGKEKAEKQSKSGDGKDRKDKNKSKMEDELDRIMESMDLDSIKRRSPGSRNKEVFW; the protein is encoded by the coding sequence TTGCTTCTTTTCTCATTTTGGGGAAGAGATATTTATTCTTTCGAGTTGGATCCGGGAGGGAATCGGATCAAAGAAGGTAAAAATTCTTACGAACAAGGTGATTATAAAAGCTCATTGGAAAGATATAAGGAAGCAGATCCTTATTTTCCCGAAGATCCGAGATTGGAATTCAATCGAGGAGACTGCGAATACAAGTCCGGAAATTTAGATAAGGCGATCCGTCATTTTGAAAAATCCGCGGATTCAAAAGATTCTGCATTGAGAGCACAATCTCATTTTAATTTAGGAAATTCTTATCTAAAGTTAGGGGATAGAAAAAAAGCGGCGGAACACTATCTTCGTTCTCTAAAAGAGGATCCTAATTTAGAATCTGCCAAAAAGAATCTAGAATGGTTGCGTAAACTCCCTCCTCCCGAAGGTAAACAGGGCTCTGAAAATAAAGAAAGTATGTCGGAGGAAAAAGAAGAAAAATCTTCCGCATCTAAACAAAGCTCTAAAGGAAAGGAGAAGGCGGAAAAACAATCCAAGTCGGGTGACGGAAAGGACCGGAAAGATAAAAACAAATCCAAAATGGAAGACGAATTGGATCGCATCATGGAGTCTATGGATTTGGATTCAATAAAAAGAAGAAGTCCAGGTTCCCGGAACAAAGAGGTATTCTGGTGA